A genomic region of Saccopteryx bilineata isolate mSacBil1 chromosome 1, mSacBil1_pri_phased_curated, whole genome shotgun sequence contains the following coding sequences:
- the ATP6V1B2 gene encoding V-type proton ATPase subunit B, brain isoform — translation MALRAMRGIVNGAAPQLPVPTTGAVAGSREQALAASRNYLSQPRLTYKTVSGVNGPLVILDQVKFPRYAEIVHLTLPDGTKRSGQVLEVSGSKAVVQVFEGTSGIDAKKTSCEFTGDILRTPVSEDMLGRVFNGSGKPIDRGPVVMAEDFLDIMGQPINPQCRIYPEEMIQTGISAIDGMNSIARGQKIPIFSAAGLPHNEIAAQICRQAGLVKKSKDVVDYSEENFAIVFAAMGVNMETARFFKSDFEENGSMDNVCLFLNLANDPTIERIITPRLALTTAEFLAYQCEKHVLVILTDMSSYAEALREVSAAREEVPGRRGFPGYMYTDLATIYERAGRVEGRNGSITQIPILTMPNDDITHPIPDLTGYITEGQIYVDRQLHNRQIYPPINVLPSLSRLMKSAIGEGMTRKDHADVSNQLYACYAIGKDVQAMKAVVGEEALTSDDLLYLEFLQKFERNFIAQGPYENRTVYETLDIGWQLLRIFPKEMLKRIPQSTLTEFYPRDSSKH, via the exons CATACAAGACAGTATCGGGAGTCAATGGTCCACTAGTGATTTTAGATCAAGTTAAG tttccCAGATATGCTGAGATCGTTCACTTGACATTACCAGATGGCACGAAGAGAAGTGGGCAAGTTTTAGAAGTTAGTGGTTCCAAAGCAGTGGTTCAG GTATTTGAAGGGACCTCAGGTATAGATGCCAAGAAGACATCCTGTGAGTTTACTGGGGATATTCTCCGGACACCAGTGTCTGAGGACATGCTTG GCCGGGTATTTAATGGGTCAGGAAAGCCAATCGACAGAGGCCCTGTTGTGATGGCCGAAGATTTCCTTGACATCATGG GCCAGCCAATCAACCCTCAGTGTCGGATCTACCCAGAGGAGATGATTCAGACCGGCATCTCAGCCATAGACGGCATGAACAGTATTGCCAGGGGACAGAAGATCCCCATCTTCTCTGCTGCTGGCTTACCACACAACGAG ATTGCTGCTCAGATCTGTCGCCAGGCTGGCTTGGTGAAGAAGTCCAAAGACGTAGTGGACTACAGTGAGGAAAATTTTGCAATTGTGTTTGCTGCTATGGGT GTCAACATGGAAACTGCTCGGTTCTTCAAATCTGACTTTGaagaaaatggctccatggacaATGTCTGCCTCTTTTTGAACTTGGCTAATGACCCTAC TATTGAACGGATTATCACTCCTCGCTTGGCTCTAACCACAGCTGAGTTTCTGGCCTATCAGTGTGAGAAGCATGTGTTGGTTATCCTAACAGACATGAGTTCTTATGCTGAAGCACTTCGAGAG GTTTCAGCAGCCCGGGAAGAGGTTCCTGGTCGCCGAGGTTTCCCAGGTTACATGTACACAGATTTAGCCACAATATATGAACGCGCTGGTCGAGTAGAAGGTAGAAATGGCTCCATTACTCAAATCCCTATTCTCACCATGCCTAATGATG ATATCACTCACCCCATCCCTGACCTGACGGGCTACATCACCGAGGGGCAGATCTACGTGGACAGACAGCTGCACAACAGACAG ATTTACCCGCCTATTAATGTGCTGCCCTCATTGTCACGGTTAATGAAGTCTGCTATTGGAGAAGGTATGACCAGGAAGGACCATGCTGATGTGTCTAACCAGCTG tATGCGTGCTATGCTATTGGAAAGGATGTGCAGGCCATGAAAGCCGTGGTTGGAGAAGAAGCCCTTACCTCGGATGATCTTCTGTACTTGGAATTTCTGCAGAAGTTTGAAAGGAACTTCATTGCTCAGG GTCCTTACGAAAACCGCACTGTCTATGAAACTTTGGACATTGGCTGGCAGCTGCTCCGAATTTTCCCCAAAGAAATGCTGAAGAGAATCCCTCAGAGCACCCTGACTGAGTTCTACCCTCGAGACTCCTCGAAACACTAG